One genomic window of Borreliella burgdorferi B31 includes the following:
- a CDS encoding type I restriction endonuclease gives MPNEYKDINFENSIKAVSRKIQKDKDLIENEAQTRQNLIDPFLDAMGYDHTDISIVKVEEKADILKDGLKRVDYVIYPTKKDEEPTILIEAKYHNSREKLENHLKQLKPYFENIRSQAKRVEFGILTDGIEYRFYTDLDKDNLLDNEPFMVVNLEKLTSKDFEYLKKFSRNSLNVEEARSFALEKKYTDKFSAYLKKETKNPSVDLLDFFKAKIGFKKTYSDKIFNDIIKNIFSMFFDEKKSDVLVNSKKSDIEDDTDSGIKDNNIKTENLKKFEKLNSDMKAIYKELEDFIFVLNFNEIEKVETQCYTGFKVQGGYFVDFSFRPGVNKINITITVALDQIILKEGFTRYIKNIGKWGRGDVQILCTSDSQVEEIKYLIKLSYNNIISKMKKIH, from the coding sequence ATGCCAAATGAATACAAAGATATAAATTTTGAAAATTCAATAAAAGCTGTAAGTAGAAAAATTCAAAAGGATAAGGATCTTATTGAAAATGAAGCACAAACAAGACAAAATCTTATTGATCCATTTTTAGATGCGATGGGCTATGATCATACTGATATTTCAATTGTTAAAGTTGAAGAGAAGGCAGATATTCTTAAAGATGGACTAAAAAGGGTTGATTATGTTATTTATCCAACAAAAAAGGATGAAGAACCCACTATTTTAATAGAGGCCAAATATCATAATAGCAGGGAAAAGCTTGAAAATCATCTAAAGCAATTAAAACCTTATTTTGAAAATATTCGTTCTCAAGCAAAGAGAGTTGAATTTGGTATATTAACAGATGGCATAGAATATAGATTCTATACTGACCTAGATAAAGATAATTTGTTAGACAATGAGCCTTTTATGGTTGTTAATTTAGAAAAATTAACATCTAAGGATTTTGAATATCTTAAAAAGTTTTCTAGAAATTCTTTGAATGTTGAAGAGGCTAGATCTTTTGCATTAGAAAAAAAATATACAGACAAATTTTCAGCTTATTTAAAAAAGGAAACAAAAAATCCAAGTGTTGATTTGCTTGATTTTTTTAAAGCTAAAATTGGTTTTAAAAAAACATATTCAGATAAAATATTTAATGATATTATTAAAAATATTTTTAGTATGTTTTTTGATGAAAAAAAAAGCGATGTATTAGTAAACAGCAAGAAAAGTGACATAGAAGATGACACAGATTCTGGTATAAAAGATAATAATATTAAAACCGAAAATTTAAAAAAATTTGAAAAATTAAATTCCGATATGAAAGCAATATATAAAGAATTAGAAGATTTTATTTTTGTTTTAAATTTTAATGAAATTGAGAAAGTTGAAACACAGTGCTATACAGGATTTAAAGTACAGGGCGGATATTTTGTAGATTTTAGCTTTAGACCTGGGGTAAATAAAATTAATATTACTATTACTGTTGCTCTAGATCAAATAATTTTAAAAGAGGGTTTTACTAGATATATTAAGAATATTGGCAAATGGGGCAGAGGAGATGTTCAGATTCTATGTACATCGGATTCTCAAGTTGAAGAAATCAAATATCTTATTAAGTTAAGTTATAACAATATTATTTCAAAAATGAAAAAAATACATTAA